The following proteins are co-located in the Mesorhizobium australicum WSM2073 genome:
- a CDS encoding UdgX family uracil-DNA binding protein (This protein belongs to the uracil DNA glycosylase superfamily, members of which act in excision repair of DNA. However, it belongs more specifically to UdgX branch, whose founding member was found to bind uracil in DNA (where it does not belong), without cleaving it, appears to promote DNA repair by a pathway involving RecA, rather than base excision.) yields MRPAELDLTRHTVWLESQTDFAGWRDAARRLALNEVRPEDISWHVVAGLDRPPSDLPDVPQGAELIVPRDFIGHAETAFCHSDPGRFAFLYRLLWRLRTEPKLLAIASDPDTKRLETMEKAVRRDSHKMHAFVRFRKIGDGEDERYVAWFEPDHFIVERNADFFVRRFTGMRWTILTPYASADWDGERLAIGPGAAKGDAPDKDDTETLWRTYFENIFNPARLKVKAMQKEMPKKYWRNLPEASLIPDLIAGADEAARDMIAKMPTMPAPHHAKVQARHWPKHEPTEAPEDDAAHTVSELREAAKGCRRCPLWRDATQTVFGEGPDNAKVIFVGEQPGDQEDLAGQPFVGPAGKVFDAILDDAGVDRLKVYVTNAVKHFKFEPRGKRRIHSKPNVGEVQACRWWLDHEFDLIKPNLAVALGATAALSLLGKAVPVTKMRGQVIEREDGLRVFLTIHPSFILRIRDRAGKEAERERFLQDMKQVKKLIAA; encoded by the coding sequence ATGCGGCCGGCCGAGCTCGACCTCACCCGCCACACCGTTTGGCTTGAAAGCCAGACCGATTTCGCCGGCTGGCGCGACGCGGCTCGGCGGCTGGCGTTGAATGAGGTCAGACCCGAGGACATCAGCTGGCATGTCGTAGCCGGTCTTGACCGGCCGCCAAGCGACTTGCCTGACGTGCCGCAGGGCGCTGAGCTCATTGTGCCACGCGATTTCATCGGCCACGCCGAGACCGCCTTCTGCCATTCCGATCCCGGACGTTTCGCCTTTCTCTACAGGCTGCTGTGGCGGCTGCGCACCGAGCCCAAATTGCTGGCGATCGCATCGGATCCCGACACCAAACGGCTTGAAACCATGGAAAAGGCGGTGCGGCGCGACAGCCACAAGATGCACGCCTTCGTCCGCTTCCGGAAGATCGGTGACGGTGAGGATGAACGCTATGTCGCCTGGTTCGAACCCGACCATTTCATCGTCGAGCGCAATGCGGATTTCTTCGTCAGGCGTTTTACCGGCATGCGCTGGACGATCCTGACGCCTTACGCGTCCGCCGATTGGGATGGCGAGAGGCTGGCGATCGGGCCGGGCGCGGCCAAGGGCGATGCGCCAGACAAGGACGATACCGAGACGCTGTGGAGGACTTATTTCGAGAACATCTTCAATCCGGCACGCCTCAAGGTGAAGGCCATGCAAAAGGAGATGCCGAAGAAATATTGGCGGAACCTTCCCGAGGCCTCGCTCATTCCTGACTTGATCGCAGGAGCGGACGAGGCCGCCAGGGATATGATTGCGAAGATGCCGACAATGCCCGCGCCGCACCACGCCAAGGTGCAGGCGAGGCACTGGCCTAAGCATGAGCCTACCGAAGCGCCTGAGGACGATGCCGCGCACACGGTTTCCGAATTGCGCGAGGCCGCCAAGGGATGCCGCCGCTGTCCGCTTTGGCGCGATGCGACGCAGACCGTATTCGGCGAAGGGCCTGACAACGCCAAGGTGATTTTCGTCGGCGAACAGCCGGGCGACCAGGAAGACCTCGCCGGCCAGCCGTTCGTCGGCCCGGCGGGCAAGGTTTTCGATGCCATATTGGACGATGCCGGGGTCGACCGGCTGAAGGTCTACGTCACCAACGCGGTCAAGCACTTCAAATTCGAACCGCGCGGAAAACGCCGCATCCACTCCAAGCCGAATGTCGGCGAGGTTCAAGCCTGCCGCTGGTGGCTAGACCACGAGTTTGACCTGATCAAGCCGAATCTCGCCGTGGCGCTCGGCGCCACGGCGGCGCTATCCCTGCTTGGCAAGGCGGTCCCGGTGACCAAGATGCGGGGCCAGGTGATCGAACGCGAGGATGGCTTGCGTGTCTTCCTCACCATCCATCCCTCCTTCATCCTGCGCATTCGGGATCGCGCCGGCAAAGAAGCCGAACGCGAGCGGTTTTTGCAGGATATGAAGCAGGTGAAGAAGCTGATAGCGGCTTGA
- a CDS encoding glycerate kinase type-2 family protein, which produces MTVLDPESFLISIFDAAVAAADPEKTIRDHLPAKPKGRTIVIGAGKGSAQMAAAFEKVWDETIEGLVVTRYGYGAKCERIEIIEAAHPVPDAAGLEASRRLLEKVQGLTADDLVVALISGGGSALLPSPAAGLTLADEIAVNEALLASGAPIAAMNTIRKHLSTIKGGRLAAAAWPAKVVSLVVSDIPGDNPALVASGPTVPDVGSRENALASISAYGMKLPDAVMAHIQSPAADAPDPGDQRFARNEVHLIASAGVSLEAAAVEARRQGIEAVILSDAIEGEAREVGGVHAAIAREVATRNRPFQKPVLILSGGETTVTLRAKGKGGRNSEFLLAFAIGINGIEGIHALAADTDGIDGSEDNAGAFADGSTVSRMRAAGVDAKAMLARNNAWTAFNAVGDLFVPGPTGTNVNDLRAILIR; this is translated from the coding sequence ATGACCGTGCTCGATCCCGAATCCTTCCTCATCTCCATCTTCGACGCCGCCGTCGCGGCCGCCGATCCGGAAAAGACCATTCGCGATCATTTGCCGGCAAAGCCGAAGGGCCGCACCATCGTCATCGGTGCCGGCAAGGGCTCGGCGCAGATGGCGGCGGCCTTCGAGAAGGTCTGGGATGAGACGATCGAAGGCCTGGTCGTTACCCGCTACGGCTATGGCGCCAAATGCGAGCGCATCGAGATCATCGAGGCCGCACACCCGGTGCCGGACGCTGCCGGGCTCGAGGCCTCGCGGCGCCTGCTGGAGAAGGTGCAAGGGCTGACAGCGGACGATCTGGTCGTGGCGCTGATTTCCGGCGGCGGTTCGGCGCTGCTGCCGTCTCCGGCCGCCGGCCTGACGCTGGCCGACGAGATCGCCGTCAACGAGGCGCTGCTTGCCTCCGGCGCGCCGATCGCGGCGATGAATACCATCCGCAAACACCTCTCCACCATCAAAGGCGGCCGGCTGGCTGCCGCGGCCTGGCCGGCCAAGGTGGTGTCGCTGGTGGTCTCCGACATCCCCGGCGACAATCCGGCCCTTGTCGCCTCCGGCCCAACCGTTCCCGATGTCGGCAGCCGTGAGAATGCCCTGGCTTCTATATCAGCCTATGGCATGAAACTGCCGGACGCGGTCATGGCGCATATCCAGTCGCCGGCGGCCGACGCCCCAGATCCCGGCGATCAGCGCTTTGCGCGCAACGAGGTGCATCTGATCGCATCGGCCGGCGTGTCGCTGGAAGCGGCAGCGGTGGAAGCGAGGCGGCAAGGCATCGAAGCCGTCATCCTCTCCGATGCCATCGAAGGCGAAGCACGCGAGGTCGGCGGCGTCCACGCGGCCATCGCCCGCGAAGTGGCGACGCGCAACCGGCCCTTCCAAAAGCCGGTTCTGATCCTCTCGGGCGGGGAGACCACCGTCACGCTGCGGGCCAAAGGCAAGGGTGGCCGCAATTCGGAATTCCTGCTTGCCTTCGCCATTGGCATCAATGGCATCGAAGGCATTCACGCCCTGGCGGCCGACACTGACGGCATCGACGGCTCGGAAGACAATGCCGGCGCCTTCGCCGACGGCTCGACCGTTTCGCGCATGCGCGCGGCGGGTGTGGATGCCAAGGCGATGCTGGCCAGAAACAATGCCTGGACGGCCTTCAATGCCGTTGGCGATCTCTTCGTGCCCGGCCCGACCGGCACGAACGTGAACGATCTCCGAGCAATTCTCATCCGCTAA
- a CDS encoding heme-degrading domain-containing protein produces the protein MAVADDIALIKRQEETLVFTAFDEAVAFEIGSAIRDRALREDLPIIVDIRTFDRPLFYAAMPGSNASNPDWARRKINVVKRYLRSTYRLVLEQQRPDRTFKIGEGLDIADYVLAGGGFPVAVKGVGVIGVIAVSGLPERQDHGVVVDALCDYLAIDAGQLALPPEEKS, from the coding sequence ATGGCCGTTGCTGACGACATCGCTCTGATCAAGAGACAGGAAGAGACGCTTGTCTTCACGGCCTTCGACGAGGCTGTCGCCTTCGAGATCGGTTCGGCCATCCGCGACCGGGCGCTCCGGGAAGACTTGCCCATCATCGTCGACATCAGGACCTTCGACCGGCCGCTGTTCTATGCCGCGATGCCGGGCTCGAACGCTTCCAATCCCGACTGGGCGCGGCGCAAAATCAATGTCGTGAAGCGCTATCTCAGAAGCACTTACCGGCTGGTGCTGGAGCAGCAGCGCCCCGACCGCACCTTCAAGATCGGCGAGGGGCTCGATATTGCTGACTATGTGTTGGCCGGCGGCGGCTTTCCGGTTGCGGTCAAGGGCGTCGGTGTCATCGGCGTGATCGCGGTCTCTGGCCTGCCTGAGCGCCAGGATCATGGCGTGGTGGTCGATGCGCTGTGCGATTACCTGGCCATCGATGCAGGCCAGCTTGCTCTGCCGCCGGAAGAAAAATCGTGA
- the guaD gene encoding guanine deaminase, protein MTSTLLRGRTLSFVRWPLAIDDHSAWRYEEDGGLLISGGRIVASGAYADVEKQAGEGTKKIDHRPHLLLPGFIDAHVHFPQMQIIASYGAELLDWLNTYTFPEETKFANAQHGRRIARLFLDETVRHGTTTVAAYCSVHKASAEAFFAESHARDMLNIAGKVMMDRNAPEGVLDTPQSGYDDTKALIAEWHGKGRQLYAITPRFAITSSPEQMEMAGALCREHPDLHMQTHLSENHAEIAFTQQLYPWSRDYTDVYEHYGLLGKKSLFGHCIHLSEREADALSDSGSVAVFCPTSNLFLGSGLFDYQRFRCRDKPLRIATATDVGGGTNYSMLRTMEEGYKVIALNGEKLNPFQSFWQITRGNAEALSVADRIGTLEDGTDADIVVLDARATPAMRLRMETVETLAQELFLLQTLGDDRAVREVYVAGRPAKSDIAI, encoded by the coding sequence ATGACCTCGACACTTCTGCGCGGCCGCACGCTGTCCTTCGTGCGCTGGCCGCTAGCCATCGACGACCACTCCGCCTGGCGCTACGAGGAAGATGGTGGCCTGCTGATAAGCGGCGGCAGGATCGTTGCATCGGGCGCCTACGCCGATGTCGAGAAACAGGCGGGCGAGGGGACAAAAAAAATCGATCACCGGCCGCATCTGTTGCTGCCGGGCTTCATCGATGCCCATGTGCATTTCCCGCAGATGCAGATCATCGCTTCCTATGGCGCCGAACTGCTCGACTGGCTGAACACCTACACCTTTCCAGAGGAAACAAAATTCGCCAACGCGCAGCATGGCCGCCGCATCGCGCGCCTGTTCCTTGATGAGACGGTGCGCCATGGCACGACGACGGTCGCCGCTTACTGTTCGGTGCACAAGGCGTCGGCGGAAGCCTTCTTCGCCGAGTCGCACGCGCGCGACATGCTCAACATCGCCGGCAAGGTGATGATGGACCGCAACGCGCCCGAAGGCGTGCTCGACACACCGCAATCCGGCTATGACGACACCAAGGCGCTGATCGCCGAGTGGCACGGCAAGGGCCGCCAGCTTTATGCCATCACGCCACGCTTCGCCATCACCTCCTCACCGGAGCAGATGGAGATGGCCGGCGCGCTGTGCCGCGAACATCCCGACCTGCACATGCAGACGCATCTGTCGGAAAACCACGCCGAGATCGCCTTCACGCAACAGCTCTACCCCTGGTCGCGCGACTACACCGATGTGTACGAACATTACGGGCTGCTTGGCAAAAAGAGCCTGTTCGGTCATTGCATTCATTTGTCGGAGCGTGAGGCGGACGCGCTGTCGGACAGCGGTTCGGTGGCGGTATTCTGCCCGACCTCCAACCTGTTCCTCGGCTCCGGCCTGTTCGACTATCAGCGCTTTCGCTGCCGCGACAAGCCATTGCGCATCGCGACCGCCACCGATGTCGGCGGCGGCACCAACTATTCGATGCTGCGTACCATGGAAGAGGGCTACAAGGTAATCGCGCTCAATGGTGAGAAGCTCAACCCGTTCCAGTCATTCTGGCAGATCACGCGTGGCAACGCCGAGGCGCTGTCGGTGGCGGACAGGATCGGCACGCTGGAGGATGGCACCGACGCCGATATCGTCGTGCTCGATGCCAGGGCGACGCCGGCGATGCGGCTCAGGATGGAAACGGTCGAGACGCTGGCGCAGGAACTGTTCCTGCTGCAGACGCTGGGAGACGACCGCGCGGTGCGCGAGGTCTATGTCGCGGGGCGGCCTGCCAAGAGCGACATCGCAATTTAG
- a CDS encoding urate hydroxylase PuuD, with product MMDFAIFWDWLSFAVRWLHVVTGIAWIGSSFYFVALDLGLRQRPGMPVGAFGEEWQVHGGGFYHIQKYLVAPAEMPEHLTWFKWESYATWLSGFAMLCVVYYAGADLFLIDPNVLPMSVPIGILLSMATIGVGWVVYDLLCRSPLGKSDTGLMLVLYCVLVFIAWGLTHLFTGRAAFLHLGAITATIMSANVFMVIIPNQKIVVADLIAGRKPDPKYGKIAKQRSLHNNYLTLPVLFLMLSNHYPLAFGTQFNWVIASLVFIIGVLIRHYFNSVHKRAGNPHWTWLGALVLFLIIIWLSTVPKVLTGEPKVSASAQVYIASAHFPAVRDTVLGRCSMCHAAEPVYEGIYHAPKGVMLDTDAGIADHAREIYLQAGRSHAMPPANVTEITDKERALLVAWFEGAGK from the coding sequence ATGATGGATTTCGCGATTTTCTGGGACTGGCTGAGCTTCGCCGTGCGCTGGCTGCACGTCGTCACCGGCATCGCCTGGATCGGCTCGTCCTTCTATTTCGTCGCGCTCGATCTGGGCCTGCGCCAGCGACCAGGCATGCCCGTCGGCGCCTTCGGCGAGGAATGGCAGGTGCATGGCGGTGGCTTCTACCACATCCAGAAATATCTGGTGGCGCCGGCCGAGATGCCCGAGCATCTGACCTGGTTCAAGTGGGAATCCTACGCCACCTGGCTGTCCGGTTTCGCCATGCTGTGCGTGGTTTATTACGCCGGAGCGGACCTGTTCCTGATCGATCCCAATGTGCTGCCGATGTCGGTGCCAATAGGCATCCTGCTGTCGATGGCGACGATCGGCGTCGGCTGGGTGGTCTATGATCTCCTGTGCCGCTCGCCGCTCGGCAAAAGCGACACCGGCCTGATGCTGGTTCTCTATTGCGTGCTGGTGTTCATCGCCTGGGGACTGACGCATCTGTTCACCGGCCGCGCCGCCTTCCTGCATCTTGGCGCCATCACCGCGACGATCATGTCGGCCAATGTCTTCATGGTCATCATTCCGAACCAGAAGATCGTCGTCGCCGACCTCATCGCAGGACGCAAGCCGGATCCGAAGTACGGCAAGATCGCCAAGCAGCGTTCGCTCCACAACAACTATCTGACGCTCCCCGTGCTGTTCCTGATGCTGTCGAACCACTATCCGCTGGCGTTCGGGACGCAGTTCAACTGGGTCATCGCCTCGCTGGTGTTCATCATCGGTGTCTTGATCCGCCACTATTTCAACAGCGTGCACAAACGTGCCGGCAACCCGCACTGGACCTGGCTGGGCGCCCTTGTCCTGTTCCTCATCATCATCTGGCTGTCGACCGTGCCGAAGGTGCTGACCGGTGAACCCAAGGTTTCCGCCTCGGCGCAAGTCTATATCGCTTCGGCGCATTTCCCGGCGGTGCGCGACACCGTGCTTGGCCGCTGCTCGATGTGCCATGCCGCGGAGCCGGTCTACGAGGGCATCTACCACGCGCCCAAGGGGGTGATGCTGGATACGGACGCGGGCATTGCTGATCATGCCCGCGAGATTTACCTGCAGGCAGGCCGCAGCCACGCCATGCCGCCCGCCAATGTCACAGAGATCACCGACAAGGAGCGGGCGCTGCTGGTCGCCTGGTTCGAAGGCGCGGGGAAATAA
- a CDS encoding LysR family transcriptional regulator gives MAYLDNIAVFVRVVELGNLSAAGRDMRISPAVASNRIKELEKHLGVRLFNRTTRQLMPTEHGTVFYSGAKQVLEAITEAEAAVSALSGQPRGTIKVTAPLGLGRRLVASGIPDFHDKYPDIEVRLRLSDHNVDIMKEGIDVAFRLGIIEDSSLRMRGIMECERVLVAAPKYLEARGEPMDPQELIGRRHDCLMLRYSGAREYVWTLQTPAGQQKFEVHGPYDTDDGDVLTGWALSGRGIINKPRFEVEPFIRDRRLKVILASTPPTPVQFAAVYPHKKLQDPKVRLLLDFMAERCQRLIKDILAGK, from the coding sequence ATGGCCTATCTCGACAACATCGCCGTCTTCGTCCGCGTCGTCGAGCTCGGCAATCTGTCGGCGGCCGGGCGCGACATGCGCATTTCGCCGGCGGTCGCCTCGAACCGTATCAAGGAACTGGAGAAGCATCTCGGCGTCCGGCTGTTCAACCGCACGACACGGCAGTTGATGCCGACCGAGCACGGCACCGTGTTCTACTCGGGCGCGAAGCAGGTTCTGGAGGCGATCACTGAAGCGGAGGCGGCCGTCTCGGCACTGTCCGGCCAGCCGCGCGGCACCATCAAGGTGACGGCGCCGCTTGGGCTCGGCCGGCGGCTGGTGGCCTCGGGCATTCCCGATTTTCACGACAAATACCCTGATATCGAGGTGCGGCTCAGGCTCTCGGACCACAATGTCGACATCATGAAAGAGGGCATCGATGTCGCCTTCCGGCTCGGCATCATCGAGGACTCCAGCCTTCGGATGCGCGGCATCATGGAATGCGAACGTGTGTTGGTCGCCGCACCCAAATATCTTGAGGCACGCGGCGAGCCCATGGATCCGCAGGAATTGATCGGCAGGAGACATGACTGCCTGATGCTGCGCTATTCCGGCGCACGCGAATATGTCTGGACCTTGCAAACGCCGGCCGGCCAGCAAAAATTCGAAGTGCACGGGCCCTACGACACCGATGACGGCGACGTGCTGACCGGTTGGGCTCTGTCGGGACGCGGTATCATCAACAAGCCGCGCTTCGAGGTCGAGCCGTTCATCCGCGACCGGCGGCTGAAGGTCATTCTCGCCAGCACCCCGCCTACGCCGGTGCAGTTCGCTGCCGTATATCCGCACAAGAAGCTGCAGGATCCCAAGGTGCGCCTGCTGCTCGACTTCATGGCGGAGCGCTGCCAGCGGCTGATCAAGGACATCCTGGCCGGCAAGTGA
- a CDS encoding LLM class flavin-dependent oxidoreductase, protein MGRKMHLAVSLDIASATGQAGLTFGEISAFVRKAETAGIEIVMISDSLPDGERSTSPFEATTLVAALATVTEKIGLVAAASTVAHQPYNLARRFASLDIISHGRAGWNATMTQAPDEAGNFSRPEEFSDDDFRRRAEEYIAVVQRLWNGWDADALLFDKSGGRFHDPEKMHLLDHKGEFFSVRGPLNVARSPQDTPVLVLSGLSEADFDIAARAADIIVWDEWPAVESKARYDDFRHRVSMCGSEPDTVKVLTCISLPSEGIIGLADRLEEQFRAKSCDGFNILMSPEPAVLDDFVHHVLPELRRRGLFRENHVGTTMRAHLGLAGGGDR, encoded by the coding sequence ATGGGCCGCAAGATGCATCTCGCCGTTTCGCTCGACATTGCTTCTGCCACAGGGCAGGCCGGTCTGACATTCGGTGAGATCTCCGCCTTCGTGCGGAAGGCGGAGACGGCCGGTATCGAGATTGTCATGATCTCGGATTCCTTGCCGGACGGCGAGCGGTCGACCAGCCCGTTCGAAGCAACCACCCTCGTCGCCGCGCTGGCGACCGTGACCGAAAAGATCGGCCTTGTCGCCGCGGCCTCGACCGTTGCTCACCAGCCGTACAATCTGGCGCGCCGTTTTGCTTCGCTCGACATCATCAGCCATGGCCGCGCCGGCTGGAATGCGACCATGACGCAAGCGCCAGACGAAGCAGGCAATTTCAGCCGACCGGAAGAGTTCTCCGATGACGATTTTCGCCGCCGCGCCGAGGAATATATCGCCGTCGTCCAGCGCCTGTGGAACGGCTGGGATGCGGACGCGCTCCTGTTCGACAAGAGCGGCGGCCGCTTCCACGACCCCGAAAAGATGCACCTCCTCGACCACAAGGGCGAATTCTTCTCCGTGCGCGGCCCGCTGAACGTCGCACGCTCGCCGCAGGACACGCCGGTGCTGGTGCTGTCCGGTCTGTCGGAGGCCGACTTCGACATCGCCGCCCGCGCCGCGGACATCATCGTATGGGACGAATGGCCGGCGGTAGAGAGTAAGGCACGCTATGACGACTTCCGGCACCGCGTTTCCATGTGCGGGAGCGAACCGGATACCGTGAAGGTGCTGACCTGCATATCGCTTCCCAGCGAAGGCATCATCGGGCTGGCCGACAGGCTGGAGGAACAATTTCGGGCGAAAAGTTGCGATGGGTTTAACATCTTGATGTCACCGGAGCCTGCGGTGCTCGATGATTTCGTCCATCACGTTTTGCCCGAACTGCGGCGACGCGGCTTGTTTCGAGAGAACCACGTCGGAACAACCATGCGCGCGCATCTCGGCCTTGCCGGCGGAGGTGACCGATGA
- a CDS encoding LLM class flavin-dependent oxidoreductase, protein MSARMKLGVFLWATGHHIAAWRHPKTHVTAGIDIDHYIALARTAEAAKFDMIFCEDAAGLREANVGIASQTSRSIGFEPISLLSALAVQTTRIGLVSTASTSYNEPYGLARTFLSLDHLSGGRAGWNLVTSASPIEAANFGATGLKPHADRYERAREFAEVVTGLWHGKASGHVGQSFSVRDPLDLPSSPQGAPVMVQAGASDVGRDLAARTADVVFTAAQTFEEAKAFYDDLKGRMAAHGREPDDIKIMPGVAPVVAETEAEAREKFEELQELIPDDVGVTLLSSYLSISDLWRYPIDGPLPELPESEGMKSRQALVVEQSRRDGLSIRQLARHFAGARGHWRIVGTAAQVADELQARFEGGAADGFNVMPAYFPGELDAFAALVVPELQRRGLFRMEYEGTTLRAHLGLKRPS, encoded by the coding sequence ATGAGCGCGCGCATGAAGCTCGGTGTCTTCCTGTGGGCGACGGGCCATCACATCGCCGCCTGGCGCCATCCCAAGACGCATGTGACCGCTGGCATCGACATCGATCACTACATCGCACTGGCGCGCACGGCGGAAGCCGCCAAGTTCGACATGATCTTCTGCGAGGACGCCGCCGGCCTGCGCGAGGCCAATGTCGGCATCGCCAGCCAGACGTCGCGCTCGATCGGCTTCGAGCCGATCAGCCTGCTTTCGGCGCTGGCCGTCCAGACCACCCGCATCGGCCTCGTGTCCACGGCATCGACCAGCTACAACGAGCCTTACGGCCTGGCGCGGACCTTCCTGTCCCTCGACCATCTGAGCGGCGGCCGGGCCGGCTGGAATCTGGTCACGTCGGCCAGCCCGATCGAAGCCGCCAATTTCGGTGCGACGGGCCTCAAGCCTCACGCCGACCGCTATGAGCGGGCGCGTGAGTTCGCCGAGGTTGTCACCGGGCTGTGGCACGGCAAAGCATCAGGCCATGTCGGCCAGAGTTTTTCGGTGCGCGACCCGCTCGATCTGCCGTCTTCGCCACAGGGCGCGCCTGTCATGGTCCAGGCCGGCGCCTCGGATGTCGGCCGTGACCTCGCCGCCCGCACCGCCGACGTGGTGTTCACGGCCGCACAGACCTTCGAGGAGGCGAAGGCCTTCTACGACGACCTCAAGGGGCGCATGGCGGCCCATGGGCGCGAGCCCGACGACATCAAAATCATGCCCGGCGTCGCGCCCGTGGTGGCGGAAACCGAGGCCGAAGCGCGCGAGAAATTCGAGGAACTGCAGGAACTTATCCCGGACGATGTCGGCGTAACGCTGCTGTCCAGCTATCTCAGCATCTCCGACCTCTGGCGCTATCCGATCGACGGACCGCTGCCCGAACTGCCCGAGAGCGAGGGCATGAAAAGCCGCCAGGCCCTGGTCGTCGAGCAATCGCGCCGCGACGGTCTTTCCATTCGCCAGCTAGCGCGGCATTTCGCCGGGGCGCGCGGGCATTGGCGCATCGTCGGGACAGCGGCCCAAGTCGCGGACGAGTTGCAGGCGCGGTTCGAAGGCGGTGCCGCCGACGGCTTCAACGTCATGCCCGCTTATTTCCCTGGCGAGCTCGATGCCTTTGCCGCGCTGGTGGTGCCGGAACTGCAGCGGCGTGGCCTATTCCGCATGGAGTATGAAGGCACCACGCTGCGTGCGCATCTGGGCTTGAAGCGACCGAGCTAG
- the xdhC gene encoding xanthine dehydrogenase accessory protein XdhC — protein MNSNVQSLKTFLGSAARLALVEVAGTKGSTPREKGAFMLVSPAAIFGTIGGGQLEYMAIDRARQMLISPLEGEMAAKRPEGVLAGGTARGSSTAATTPPGGFAATLPSRGRGTRIEVDEICATLDVPLGPEIGQCCGGRVEVLIRLVDAALAAELVAAAEAEEAHLPHVYIFGGGHVGQALASTVALLPVHGVVIETRAEALEGMPETIETRLTPMPEAEVRNAPAGTAFAILTHDHALDFLIVAEALKRGDAAYVGMIGSKTKKATFRNWFLKSADGAETEFARLVSPIGGDAVKDKRPQVIAALAAAEIMTALVVHGAASNPGHHAPHGKAMAG, from the coding sequence ATGAACTCGAACGTGCAAAGCTTGAAAACCTTTCTCGGCAGCGCCGCGCGACTTGCCCTGGTCGAAGTGGCCGGTACCAAGGGCTCGACGCCGCGTGAGAAGGGCGCTTTCATGCTTGTTTCGCCTGCGGCGATCTTTGGCACGATCGGCGGTGGTCAGCTCGAATACATGGCGATCGACAGAGCCAGGCAGATGCTCATCTCCCCCCTCGAGGGGGAGATGGCCGCGAAGCGGCCAGAGGGGGTCCTCGCAGGAGGCACCGCAAGGGGGTCGAGCACTGCCGCAACGACCCCACCCGGCGGCTTCGCCGCCACCCTCCCCTCGAGGGGGAGGGGAACCCGCATCGAAGTCGACGAAATCTGCGCCACGCTCGATGTGCCGCTTGGGCCGGAGATCGGCCAGTGCTGTGGCGGGCGCGTCGAGGTGCTGATCCGGCTGGTCGATGCAGCGCTGGCCGCCGAACTGGTTGCGGCGGCGGAAGCCGAGGAAGCCCATCTGCCGCACGTCTACATCTTCGGCGGCGGCCATGTCGGCCAGGCGCTCGCGTCTACGGTAGCGCTTCTTCCCGTGCACGGTGTCGTCATCGAGACGCGGGCCGAGGCGCTGGAAGGCATGCCGGAAACCATCGAGACGCGGCTGACGCCGATGCCGGAAGCCGAGGTGCGCAACGCCCCGGCCGGCACCGCCTTCGCCATCCTCACCCATGACCACGCGCTCGATTTCCTGATCGTCGCCGAAGCACTGAAACGCGGCGACGCTGCCTATGTCGGCATGATCGGCTCGAAGACCAAGAAGGCGACATTCAGAAACTGGTTCCTAAAATCGGCGGACGGCGCGGAGACTGAATTTGCCCGGCTCGTCTCGCCGATCGGCGGCGACGCCGTCAAGGACAAGCGCCCGCAGGTGATCGCCGCACTGGCGGCCGCCGAGATCATGACGGCTCTAGTCGTGCACGGGGCGGCCTCGAACCCAGGGCATCACGCTCCGCATGGCAAGGCGATGGCCGGCTAG